Proteins encoded in a region of the Elaeis guineensis isolate ETL-2024a chromosome 7, EG11, whole genome shotgun sequence genome:
- the LOC105048746 gene encoding GTPase activating protein 1, with protein sequence MARRKENHSFSRRMQPLLTCDNRRLRSLERVTGNSRRRSPRPTYLRRQYRRGLVTGPRLWILLTLLHKQIKLATQSVESLDKRGRQEAMVERLLGLLRVRVLRGVNLAVRDTWSSDPYVVLRMGKQKLKTRAIKKCINPVWNEDLTLSVEDPTLLVRLEVYDKDTFSFDDPMGNAEFDIERFLEAVKMNPVGVPNGTIITKVVPNRQNCIADESPIYWSDGKVVQDLVLRLRNVECGEVELQLQWVSVPGSRG encoded by the exons ATGGCGCGAAGGAAGGAGAATCATTCTTTCTCGCGAAGGATGCAACCCCTATTAACCTGCGACAATCGTCGGCTTCGAAGTTTAGAGAGGGTAACAGGTAATTCGCGTCGCCGCTCCCCACGGCCTACGTACCTGAGACGGCAGTATCGCAGAGGACTCGTGACTGGGCCTCGTCTCTGGATTCTTCTCACCCTTCTACATAAACAAATTAAATTAGCCACACAGTCGGTGGAATCTCTCGACAAACGAGGCAGACAGGAAGCAATGGTGGAGCGCTTGCTTGGGCTTCTAAGAGTGCGGGTGCTGAGAGGTGTGAACCTCGCCGTCCGGGACACCTGGAGCAGCGATCCCTATGTGGTCCTCCGGATGGGCAAACAG aaACTGAAGACTCGAGCAATAAAAAAATGTATCAATCCGGTGTGGAATGAAGACTTAACTCTTTCTGTTGAAGATCCTACTCTTCTGGTCAGGCTT GAAGTGTATGATAAGGACACATTCAGCTTTGATGATCCCATGGGCAATGCGGAGTTTGACATCGAACGATTTCTGGAGGCTGTAAAGATGAATCCAGTAGGTGTTCCAAATGGCACCATTATAACTAAGGTGGTACCGAATAGGCAAAATTGCATCGCTGATGAGAGTCCCATCTATTGGTCTGATGGAAAGGTCGTTCAAGATCTTGTCCTCAGACTCAGAAATGTAGAATGTGGTGAAGTTGAGCTGCAGCTGCAATGGGTCAGCGTTCCAGGTTCCAGGGGCTGA
- the LOC140859352 gene encoding uncharacterized protein — translation MEDIAHALFDCPFAVSCWEQFNITVADNTSPVSFCHLITLMHSSASNKLKALWAILTWQIWNARNYRIFNGSVATPAQIVRSIYSLSYSRYLCLLCFHRSGSVEVNFDAAVNDGKVACACIIRDVGGFLLVLGTRALHSSSVFYAELMAAWIGMLVAVTYLKASNIWLDGDSKQVVSFIKNSSLSAANNLPILNDILIWAASCSNFTVAPPEEQTRPDFIAKAALNDLQADISHIVSNPSFQSILQADISGNNALRKEQHVLGKVFSSVF, via the exons ATGGAGGACATTGCCCATGCTTTGTTTGACTGCCCTTTTGCTGTAAGCTGTTGGGAGCAATTCAATATAACTGTTGCTGATAACACTAGTCCTGTTTCTTTTTGCCATTTGATCACTCTTATGCATTCTTCGGCTTCAAATAAACTCAAAGCTCTATGGGCTATTCTAACATGGCAGATCTGGAATGCAAGAAATTACCGTATTTTCAATGGTTCTGTTGCTACCCCTGCCCAGATTGTTCGCAGCATTTACTCTTTATCTTATTCCCGATATCTCTGCTTGCTCTGCTTCCACCGGTCAGGTTCAGTGGAG GTGAATTTTGATGCAGCGGTAAATGATGGTAAGGTTGCCTGTGCCTGTATTATCAGGGATGTTGGGGGTTTTCTACTTGTCCTGGGGACCAGAGCCTTACATTCTTCTTCTGTTTTTTATGCCGAATTAATGGCTGCATGGATCGGTATGTTGGTTGCTGTTACTTATCTTAAAGCTTCTAATATTTGGTTAGACGGTGATTCAAAGCAGGTTGTTTCTTTCATTAAAAACTCTTCACTGAGTGCTGCAAATAATCTACcaattttaaatgatattctcATCTGGGCAGCTTCTTGTTCTAACTTTACAGTTGCACCCCCAGAGGAGCAAACCAGGCCTGATTTCATTGCCAAGGCAGCCCTTAATGACCTACAGGCTGACATTTCTCACATAGTTTCAAACCCCTCTTTCCAATCTATTCTACAGGCTGATATCTCAGGAAACAATGCATTGAGGAAGGAACAGCATGTTTTGGGGAAAGTATTTAGCAGTGTTTTTTAG
- the LOC105048747 gene encoding LOW QUALITY PROTEIN: uncharacterized protein (The sequence of the model RefSeq protein was modified relative to this genomic sequence to represent the inferred CDS: deleted 1 base in 1 codon), with translation MSLHAISLHSFPSFYPLQSRCSPLPSTSNPFPTLSLRPSVSSSTKRQPTTTRRLSPSPRATSAVVSETTSPIRLTYLEVNSWLWVVGGVSILVDPLLVGNLDFGLPWLFDGAKKVLNKFQVEDLPEIDCLVITQSLDDHCHVRTLTRLSKKLPDLPVIATPNAEGILRPLFNNVTYLEPGQSSDVDGKHGARVNVCATAGPILGPPWQRPENGYIVKCGQSHLSLYYEPHCVYNHAFLQKYKADVIITPVIKQLLPFFTLVSGQEDAVQLAKLLRPKYIVPMKNGDIDSKGILSSILHSEGTIESFKELLSRELPDARVLEPTPGVPLEISMSSTVS, from the exons ATGTCGCTCCACGCCATCAGCCTCCACTCGTTCCCCTCCTTCTACCCCCTTCAATCC CGCTGCTCTCCCCTCCCTTCCACCTCCAATCCCTTCCCTACCCTCTCTCTACGCCCATCGGTCAGCTCCAGCACcaagagacagcccaccaccaccCGTAGACTCAGCCCCTCTCCTCGGGCCACTTCTGCCGTGGTCTCTGAGACAACGAGCCCCATCAGGCTCACCTATCTCGAG GTGAATAGCTGGCTCTGGGTTGTGGGTGGGGTGAGCATCTTAGTGGACCCCCTCCTCGTGGGTAACCTGGATTTCGGGCTGCCATGGCTCTTCGACGGGGCGAAGAAGGTGCTGAATAAGTTTCAG GTGGAGGATCTTCCAGAGATCGACTGCTTGGTAATTACGCAGAGCCTTGATGACCACTGCCATGTGAGGACTCTGACTCGGCTATCCAAGAAGCTCCCCGATCTGCCGGTGATTGCCACTCCAAATGCGGAGGGCATCTTGAGACCACTCTTCAACAAT GTTACATATTTAGAACCTGGCCAGAGCTCTGATGTGGATGGAAAACATGGTGCCAGAGTGAATGTCTGTGCTACTGCAGGCCCTATATTAGGGCCTCCTTGGCAGCGTCCAGAAAATGG GTACATAGTCAAATGTGGACAAAGTCATTTATCTTTATACTATGAACCACACTGCGTATACAACCATGCCTTTCTACAAAAATACAAGGCAGATGTAATCATCACTCCAGTTATAAAACAACTGCTTCCTTTCTTCACTTTGGTATCTGGACAAGAAGATGCAGTTCAGCTAGCAAAGTTGCTACGACCCAA GTACATTGTTCCTATGAAAAATGGAGATATAGACAGCAAAGGAATTCTCTCAAGTATTCTTCATAGTGAGGGTACAATAGAATCATTCAAG GAACTGTTGTCAAGAGAGCTGCCTGATGCACGTGTTTTGGAGCCTACACCTGGTGTACCACTTGAAATTTCCATGTCTTCCACTGTCTCATAG
- the LOC105048745 gene encoding GTPase activating protein 1 codes for MGEHLLGLLKVRVLRGANLAFRDVRSSDPFVVLLMGNQKLKTPVIKNCVNPVWNEQLTLSVEDPTLPVRLEVYDKDTFTLDDPMGNAEFDIQPIIEAGKMNPEGLPNGTIITQVVPNRQNCIAKESPIYWSDGEVVQDLVLRLRDVECGEVELQLEWNSVPGAGGI; via the exons ATGGGGGAGCACTTGCTTGGGCTTCTAAAAGTGCGGGTGCTGAGAGGGGCGAACCTCGCCTTCCGGGACGTCCGGAGCAGCGACCCCTTTGTCGTCCTCCTGATGGGCAACCAG AAACTGAAGACCCCTGTGATAAAAAATTGTGTCAATCCAGTGTGGAATGAACAGTTAACTCTTTCTGTTGAAGATCCTACTCTTCCAGTCAGGCTT GAAGTGTATGATAAGGACACATTCACCCTTGATGATCCCATGGGGAATGCAGAGTTTGACATCCAACCAATAATAGAggccggaaagatgaatccagaAGGTCTTCCAAATGGCACCATTATAACTCAGGTGGTACCGAATAGGCAAAATTGCATCGCTAAAGAGAGTCCCATCTACTGGTCTGATGGAGAGGTTGTTCAAGATCTGGTCCTCAGACTCAGAGATGTAGAATGTGGTGAAGTTGAGTTGCAGCTGGAATGGAACAGTGTTCCAGGTGCCGGGGGCATATAA